One Gemmatimonadota bacterium genomic window, GCGCCGCCCCCACGGGCCAGCAATCCCACAACGCGGTCATCCGAAGCCGCCGCGTCTAAAGCACCTACCACATCGCGCAGCGAACGCACCTCATCTGTAATCAACTTTGCAAACGGATCTTCTGGCACATACTCCGCAACCCCCTGCTCCAGGTTGATCTCCAAAATCACCTGATCGGGTACGGGATCTTCGCCAGATAGCAATACAACTGACAAGATGACCAGAACCACCAGTCCCACTGTAATCCCACCAATCCACGCCAAAATTCGACCTATTCTCCTGCGCATAAAATCCTCCTGCTAACCGGATTAAAATGACTTGTTGATATTCGATTGCAATAAGACGCGCAAATATCTCACTGTGTTTCGACAAGTTAGTGATTCAAGACTGACCATACAAGAAAAAAAGGGCATTTTTTCAAATGCCCTTTTGGATAATGACGCAAATAGAGGCCCTCACATCACACAACCGATTCCAACAGCCCCTGGCTGCGGCGGTCCAGTGCCCGTATATCGGGCACCTCAAAGCGATTGTTATCCACATCAAAAATCATCAGCCGCGTATCTCCCAGCCACTGCGCGTCTTCGGCGACGGACTTGGCGACAAAATCGCGCCTGCCCCTATCGGTATCAACAGTCCAGTACGTCACCCCGTATTCATTTTGCAATGCCACGATCTTCTGTATCTCAGCCGTCAAATACCGATTGTCCAGTTCTTCATACACCAGAGCGCGGCTCTCTTCAGGCAAATCAGCCAGATCCTTGATCATGCAGATCGCTTCGTCCTTGATATCCAGAATGCAAAAATAGCGATCTGGTTCCGTCAAAGGCGCTGCCCGCACCACTTTCACGCGGGTATAGGACCGATCCCCTTCAATCGTCATCCGCAAAATCCACTGCGGTTCCTTAAACAAGCGGATCTTACGCGGATCAACCGATTCAGGATGCACCATCTCAATCGGTACCGGCTTCCATTCCTCTGTATTTTCTACAATCTCTTCCGCTTCCATCTCCAGCATATCCGTAGCCATCGAAATCTCCGATCAGAATTACCCTATTCCAACTCTATTCCCACCGCAGTCATAAACATATCCAGTGTCGTCTCTTGCTGCGTCTTGAC contains:
- a CDS encoding DUF1854 domain-containing protein; the protein is MATDMLEMEAEEIVENTEEWKPVPIEMVHPESVDPRKIRLFKEPQWILRMTIEGDRSYTRVKVVRAAPLTEPDRYFCILDIKDEAICMIKDLADLPEESRALVYEELDNRYLTAEIQKIVALQNEYGVTYWTVDTDRGRRDFVAKSVAEDAQWLGDTRLMIFDVDNNRFEVPDIRALDRRSQGLLESVV